From the genome of Salvelinus sp. IW2-2015 unplaced genomic scaffold, ASM291031v2 Un_scaffold7460, whole genome shotgun sequence:
aggagagagccaAGGATCTCTCCAGGCAGATACAGACTCACACTCAGCAGGTAATCATCATTGTGTAAAAAAACCTTTCKTCTAGATTATAATATAAAACATGTTCAGTTGTCTTCTACAGTAAGTCTATCTTCCTCCTCaccatcactccctctctcctgctctccctctagcTGGCTGAGTTGCGGAGGCAGTCGGAGGAGGTGAATGCGGCGgtggaggcaggagaggagacgCGCAGGAAACTGCAGAGAGACCTAGACCAGGCCGTCCAGAGAGAAcaacagaaggaggaggagaaagaacgCGTGGAGCGTCAGAGGGAGAGGCtgagggaggagatagaggacaTGACCCTggccctgcagagagagagacagaactgcACCACCCTGGAGAAGAGGCAGAAGAAGTTTGACCAGGTCAGAGTTCGGGGGTTAGAGGTTAAAGGTGAGAGGTAACCATAATGACATAATGTCCCGTGATGTAACCKCTGCCCTTTGCCCCCTCAGTGTCTGTCAGAGGAGAAGGCGGTGAGTGCCCGGCtggctgaggagagagacagggccgAGGCAGAcagtagagagaaggagacacgCTCCCTGGCACTGGCACGAGCCCTGCAGGTACCACTGGAGTGACTACACACATTATTATRCAGTTATCAGCATAAAAAGTTGTTTTCATCTTCATCTAAATAATAGTGAGTCTTGATACTTCATTGTTCCCGTCCACACTTACAGGAGGCCCAAGATCAGAGGGACGAGCTGGAGAGATCTAACAAGCAGCTCCGCATAGACATGGAACAACTAGTCAATCAACAGGATG
Proteins encoded in this window:
- the LOC112079272 gene encoding myosin-11; its protein translation is MERVEEEEERAKDLSRQIQTHTQQLAELRRQSEEVNAAVEAGEETRRKLQRDLDQAVQREQQKEEEKERVERQRERLREEIEDMTLALQRERQNCTTLEKRQKKFDQCLSEEKAVSARLAEERDRAEADSREKETRSLALARALQEAQDQRDELERSNKQLRIDMEQLVNQQDDVGKNVHELERSRRALETEAESLRTQTQELEEELGEAENSRLRLEVTLQALRAQFEREISTKEEKGEEKRRSLNKQVRELETQLEEERSQRSQAMSVKKQLEAELQEAEASLPRTLMKLVEKMGHPKYHPQPQQ